The following are from one region of the Paenalkalicoccus suaedae genome:
- a CDS encoding tyrosine-type recombinase/integrase, with protein MYIRKITTKSGEERWQCTGEGPPDPVTGKRRQVVRRDKGKTKAKQKVLDALAALKLSGEDRTEIGRKISFKEVADEWIKNYAMTGVKRGTIRIREDELNILFKRIGSQAIGSISHASYQSLINKLAKDYALNTIQGVHITANMVFKFAKNDGLIKKKPTDDIKMPKIRKTVEDLENDDIDEAYLETDELSEFLEVVRHDGLNLDLERFYLLAFTGLRTGELCALKWSDVDFTANTIRVTKSIFSERNNMKIYVLETPKTSGSVRTIQVESEIMSLLSTLKRDQQKQKMKYMHFTDDYHDANFVFCREDGYPYLQGNLVLRMKRLIKKSSITKHATPHILRHTHISMLTEAGVDIATIMERVGHEKMETTMKIYTHVTKKMKKDASDKVRSLHLDALSQLKSDIM; from the coding sequence ATGTATATTCGCAAGATAACGACGAAGTCCGGCGAAGAACGTTGGCAGTGTACTGGCGAGGGTCCTCCTGATCCGGTTACAGGCAAGAGGCGCCAGGTTGTGAGGCGTGACAAAGGGAAAACTAAAGCGAAACAAAAGGTACTTGATGCACTAGCTGCCTTAAAACTATCTGGTGAGGATCGGACGGAGATCGGACGCAAGATCTCTTTTAAAGAGGTAGCCGATGAGTGGATAAAGAATTATGCCATGACAGGCGTGAAGCGTGGGACCATACGAATAAGAGAGGACGAATTGAACATCCTATTTAAACGGATAGGCTCTCAAGCTATTGGCTCGATCTCACATGCTAGTTATCAGTCGCTGATTAACAAATTAGCAAAGGACTATGCACTTAATACAATCCAAGGCGTACACATCACAGCAAACATGGTATTTAAGTTCGCCAAGAATGATGGTCTAATCAAGAAAAAGCCTACGGATGATATAAAGATGCCCAAGATCCGTAAGACTGTAGAGGATTTAGAAAACGATGATATCGATGAGGCCTACCTAGAAACAGATGAGCTTAGCGAGTTTTTGGAGGTTGTAAGACATGATGGCTTGAACCTTGATTTAGAGAGGTTTTACCTCCTAGCCTTTACGGGACTGAGAACTGGAGAGTTATGTGCGTTAAAGTGGAGTGACGTGGACTTTACTGCGAATACGATCCGTGTGACGAAGTCCATTTTTAGCGAGCGAAACAATATGAAGATCTATGTATTAGAGACCCCTAAAACAAGTGGATCCGTAAGGACGATACAAGTAGAGTCCGAGATCATGTCATTGCTCTCTACTCTTAAGCGTGACCAGCAAAAGCAAAAGATGAAGTATATGCACTTTACAGACGACTATCACGACGCTAACTTTGTCTTTTGCCGAGAAGACGGCTATCCATATTTGCAAGGAAACCTTGTGTTGCGTATGAAACGACTAATCAAGAAGTCCAGCATCACAAAACACGCTACTCCTCACATCCTGCGTCACACCCATATCAGCATGCTAACGGAGGCAGGTGTGGATATCGCAACGATCATGGAGAGGGTCGGCCACGAGAAAATGGAGACCACGATGAAGATATACACACATGTCACGAAGAAGATGAAAAAGGACGCCTCGGATAAAGTGAGATCACTCCATCTAGACGCCCTTTCCCAGTTGAAATCAGATATTATGTGA
- the fabI gene encoding enoyl-ACP reductase FabI, whose amino-acid sequence MQIDLSNKTFVIMGVANKRSIAWGIAQALDKAKANLIFTYVGERFEKPVGDLVATLEGEHSILPCDVTDDAEVEKAFNEIKARAGVIHGIAHCIAFANREELEGEYLQTTREGFLLAHNISSYSLTAVAKAARPLMTEGASIVTLTYLGGEAVVKNYNVMGVAKASLDASVKYLANDLGRDNIRVNAISAGPIRTLSAKGIGGFNEVLKEMEEKAPLHRTVTTEEVGNTALFLMSGLSSGITGEILHVDGGYNTIGLMM is encoded by the coding sequence TTGCAAATAGATTTATCGAATAAAACGTTTGTTATTATGGGTGTTGCCAATAAGCGTAGTATAGCATGGGGAATTGCGCAAGCTTTGGATAAAGCAAAAGCTAATTTGATTTTTACATATGTGGGAGAGCGCTTCGAAAAGCCAGTTGGAGATTTAGTAGCAACTTTAGAAGGCGAGCATTCTATTTTACCGTGTGATGTTACAGACGACGCAGAGGTTGAAAAGGCATTTAATGAGATTAAGGCTCGCGCTGGAGTGATTCACGGTATTGCTCACTGTATCGCGTTTGCTAATAGAGAAGAACTTGAAGGCGAATATTTACAGACAACGAGAGAGGGCTTTTTACTCGCTCATAATATTAGCTCTTACTCACTAACGGCAGTAGCGAAAGCTGCTCGACCTCTCATGACAGAGGGCGCAAGCATCGTGACACTTACGTACTTAGGTGGCGAAGCTGTCGTGAAAAACTATAATGTCATGGGTGTAGCAAAAGCGAGCTTAGATGCTAGTGTGAAATATTTAGCCAATGATCTTGGACGAGATAATATTCGTGTGAACGCTATTTCGGCAGGACCTATTCGTACTCTTTCAGCAAAAGGAATCGGTGGTTTCAACGAAGTATTAAAAGAGATGGAAGAAAAAGCACCGTTGCACCGAACTGTTACTACAGAAGAAGTAGGTAACACAGCACTGTTCTTAATGAGCGGATTATCGAGTGGTATTACTGGAGAGATCTTACACGTAGACGGTGGTTACAACACAATCGGATTAATGATGTAA
- a CDS encoding metallophosphoesterase, with protein MMYDIIGDIHGCKEELLELLHKLGYDTPSLQHNSSRTPIFLGDLTDRGPESIETIKLVSTWVKNGLALYCPGNHCNKLYRYFLGNKVQITHGLETTVEELHAIPSKERENIATMFKELYESAPLYLKLNQLVIAHAGIRYDFIGSNSGRVKRFALYGDITGEFDEKGRPIRRDWPSLYPQGEETVVYGHTPVMEPRVIGNTVNIDTGCVFGNKLTAYQYPEATFVSVPSKQPFHESYKEKFPFDF; from the coding sequence ATCATGTACGATATTATAGGCGATATTCACGGATGTAAGGAAGAGTTGCTTGAGCTTTTACATAAGCTAGGCTACGATACGCCTTCTTTGCAACACAATTCAAGTCGCACACCAATTTTTTTAGGTGATCTTACAGACCGTGGACCTGAATCTATTGAGACGATCAAACTCGTATCTACTTGGGTTAAAAATGGGCTTGCTCTATATTGCCCGGGTAACCATTGTAATAAGCTCTACCGCTATTTTTTAGGCAATAAAGTCCAAATCACTCATGGGTTAGAAACAACCGTTGAAGAGCTTCACGCAATTCCTTCTAAAGAGCGCGAAAACATTGCCACGATGTTTAAAGAGCTTTATGAATCTGCACCTCTTTACCTTAAGCTTAACCAGCTCGTCATAGCTCATGCCGGAATTCGTTACGATTTTATTGGCAGCAACTCTGGTCGGGTTAAACGCTTTGCCCTCTATGGAGATATTACGGGAGAGTTTGATGAAAAAGGACGACCAATAAGACGAGATTGGCCATCTCTTTATCCTCAAGGTGAGGAGACGGTCGTGTATGGTCATACACCGGTCATGGAGCCTAGAGTTATCGGCAACACGGTCAATATAGATACGGGGTGTGTATTTGGTAATAAATTAACTGCTTATCAATATCCTGAAGCTACCTTCGTAAGCGTTCCATCCAAGCAACCTTTTCACGAAAGCTACAAAGAGAAGTTCCCATTTGATTTTTAG